Proteins encoded in a region of the Dreissena polymorpha isolate Duluth1 chromosome 6, UMN_Dpol_1.0, whole genome shotgun sequence genome:
- the LOC127834926 gene encoding U2 snRNP-associated SURP motif-containing protein-like, whose amino-acid sequence MILAKKGLSKREQEEMRKKQDQVAAAAVYEEFVASFAEASKQGKTWVKGETVNAPDKAAKADKGRLYKPTSKLAELASTFQSTKELKEEPIQHIPPKVLLKKKTEDKKKSNLEMFKEELKRIQEEREERHKLKRDIRGGDSGATRFGRGDPIGGIAVFPETDDDRKSRFESDLDLSGSMGSGLGMYDLTTDETSTNIYISSINPKMTEKQLMELFGRFGPLASVKIMWPRTDEEKSRGRNCGFVAFMNRKDGERALKHLKGREIGGFEMKLGWGKPVQIPPHPVYIPPALAELTQPPPPSGLPFNAQRRSGQPRGWYGPPANRDEMNKTLSKAVIKVVIPTERNLLCIIHRMVEFVVREGPMFEAMIMNREINNPMFKFLFENQSPAHVYYRWKLFSILNGDQPYKWRLEEFRMFKGGSHWRPPPLNPYTQGMPEELVDPGDLDIIPEEQIPDNFDSTKKGKLTDSQRDRLEDMLRELTPERPKIGEAMVWCLDHADSAEEVVDCIAEALSILQTPLPKKIARLFLVSDILFNSSAKVPNASFYRRQFQRKLPEIFQDVHETYDNIDGKLKAEQFKQKVMLCFRAWEDWTVYPNDYLITLQNIFLGLVPKQLGSNTPKTPLPVGPDLDGEPLPDPDFDGLPLVDPDLDKDPRRSQRVEDLDGMPLGEDLDGEPLRVIKQEEKEVKERKDDAGLNKFVKSKWETVDETELEAQAMTTSKWDMLGEEDSKQENEEDLDGEPIEEENLDGEAMSDGDYDDSRSETSYGTPRQQQSQEMSEERRRKLREIEVKVMRYQDELEAGKRTRKPNMSIAEQVENHRKKLVAKEFSESPSRDSRKRHRSGSPSAKHEDKYKYEDSPKRKRAKSPKRSRRSRSRSKSGIRRSRSRSTSKQRRKSKKTKHRD is encoded by the exons ATGATCTTGGCAAAGAAAGGGTTATCCAAGCGTGAACAGGAGGAGATGCGGAAGAAG CAAGACCAGGTTGCAGCTGCCGCTGTCTATGAGGAGTTTGTGGCGTCATTTGCAGAGGCCAGCAAGCAAGGGAAGACATGGGTGAAAGGAGAGACAGTGAACGCTCCAGACAAGG CTGCCAAGGCAGACAAAGGTCGCCTGTACAAGCCCACATCCAAGCTGGCTGAGCTGGCATCCACATTCCAGTCAACAAAGGAGCTGAAGGAAGAACCAATACAGCATATACCACCT AAAGTCCTGTTAAAGAAGAAAACAGAAGACAAGAAAAAGAGCAATTTAGAAATGTTTAAAGAGGAACTGAAGCG AATACAAGAGGAACGAGAAGAGAGACACAAGCTGAAGCGTGATATCAGAGGTGGTGACAGCGGCGCTACCCGGTTTGGTCGGGGAGATCCGATAGGCGGAATAGCCGTGTTCCCAGAAACCGACGACGACAGGAAATCTCGGTTCGAGAGCGACCTGGACTTGTCGGGATCGATGGGTAGTGGGCTTGGAATGTACGATCTGACGACGGATGAGACATCTACAAATATATACATCTCTAGTATTAATCCAAAA ATGACAGAAAAACAACTTATGGAGTTGTTTGGCAGATTTGGACCTTTAGCTAGTGTTAAAATTATGTGGCCTAGAACGGACGAAGAGAAATCAAGGGGGAGAAACTGTGGATTTGTGGCTTTTATGAACAGGAAAGATGGAGAAAGAGCCTTGAAACATCTCAAAG GCAGAGAAATAGGTGGTTTTGAAATGAAGCTAGGTTGGGGCAAGCCCGTTCAGATTCCCCCACACCCTGTGTACATCCCGCCAGCGCTTGCGGAGCTCACCCAACCCCCGCCCCCCTCGGGGCTTCCCTTCAACGCCCAGAGACGGTCTGGGCAACCACGGGGCTGGTATGGGCCACCGGCCAACCGGGACGAAATGAATAAG ACGTTATCGAAAGCCGTCATCAAAGTGGTTATTCCTACAGAAAG GAACCTGCTCTGCATAATTCACCGAATGGTAGAGTTCGTTGTCCGGGAAGGGCCCATGTTTGAAGCAATGATAATGAATAGGGAAATAAATAATCCCATGTTCAA GTTCCTGTTTGAAAATCAGAGCCCAGCACATGTGTACTATCGATGGAAACTGTTCTCCATATTGAAT GGAGACCAGCCATACAAATGGCGCCTGGAGGAGTTTCGCATGTTCAAGGGCGGGTCACACTGGAGACCCCCGCCTCTCAACCCCTACACCCAGGGGATGCCCGAGGAACTGGTGGACCCCGGCGACCTAGATATCATACCTGAGGAACAGATACCTGACAACTTCGATAGCACCAAGAAGGGGAAGCTCACAGACAG TCAACGTGACCGGCTTGAGGACATGCTAAGGGAGCTCACTCCGGAGCGTCCCAAGATCGGTGAGGCGATGGTGTGGTGTCTGGACCATGCTGACTCTGCCGAGGAAGTGGTGGACTGTATAGCTGAGGCCCTGTCTATACTGCAGACTCCACTGCCGAAAAAG ATCGCCAGACTGTTCCTGGTGTCAGATATCCTGTTCAACAGTAGTGCTAAAGTACCAAACGCTTCATTTTACAGGAGACA ATTTCAAAGGAAACTCCCAGAAATATTTCAAGATGTCCACGAAACCTATGATAATATTGATGGCAAACTGAAAGCTGAACAATTCAAG CAAAAGGTGATGCTGTGTTTCCGTGCGTGGGAAGACTGGACAGTGTACCCCAATGATTACCTGATCACCCTTCAGAACATCTTCCTTGGCCTCGTACCCAAACAG TTGGGATCAAACACCCCGAAAACCCCTTTACCCGTGGGCCCAGACCTGGATGGTGAGCCCCTACCAGACCCGGACTTTGACGGGCTCCCTTTGGTTGACCCTGACCTGGATAAGGACCCGAGGAGGTCACAGAGGGTGGAGGACCTAGATGGAATGCCTCTCGGAGAGGACTTAGATGGCGAACCTT TGCGTGTGATAAAGCAAGAGGAGAAGGAGGTAAAGGAAAGGAAAGATGATGCTGGTCTGAACAAGTTTGTGAAATCAAAGTGGGAAACTGTGGATGAGACGGAACTGGAAGCCCAAG CCATGACGACATCCAAATGGGACATGTTGGGTGAGGAAGACAGCAAGCAGGAGAATGAGGAGGACCTCGATGGAGA GCCAATAGAGGAGGAAAACTTGGACGGTGAGGCAATGTCGGATGGTGACTATGATGACAGCCGCAGTGAGACATCGTACGGCACGCCCAGGCAGCAGCAGTCTCAGGAGATGTCTGAAGAGAGAAGGAGAAAACTGCGAGAGATTGAG GTGAAGGTGATGCGTTACCAAGACGAACTTGAGGCGGGTAAAAGGACCCGCAAACCGAATATGTCAATCGCGGAACAAGTGGAGAATCATCGCAAGAAACTTGTTGCTAAg GAATTCAGTGAATCCCCAAGCAGAGACAGTAGGAAACGACACAGGTCAGGGTCACCATCAGCCAAACACGAGGACAAATACAAATACGAGGACAGTCCAAAACGAAAACGAGCTAAAAG TCCTAAAAGGTCACgcaggtcaagatcaaggtcaaagtcaGGCATTCGAAGGTCGAGGTCACGCAGCACTAGTAAACAGCGGCGGAAATCTAAGAAGACCAAGCACAGAGACTGA